The window gctgatcctttgacgaaaggattaccgcccaaaatatttgttgaacatgTTGAAAGGATGGGTCTTATTGATAGCAATGAACGATTACATGTAAAGACTTTATTATGTTCATGTAATTGACatttttgagctcaaattatatatgtttctgttgttacctgttttctcttgtatacataatattgtgaataatgatgacaggttctgacttagataaagtattctaagtattatcgttggacccattatgtatttgaaaggttaTGTTAGGTAATAGACTAACACTGTAGTACATGGAAGGGACTATGTCAATAAAGTGACGTACAACCGCCATGacttattttagttgatttatttaacgaTGACAAATGATGTTGAATTTAACATTAATTGTGCACATGATTGACGTAAACATTAAACCATTAAATTAACATTGTGTGtgccaagtgggagaatgtaaatttctatggcccacataattaatttatttattggtttaataataattgaataagttaaatccttaatctatatggaaagttacctagtaggataattactgactcctagtaaAATTGTATCCACAATTACTAACTCCTAATAGGATAATGATTGTATTCACTAATCACGTTGATGAAACGTGATAACATAACTGACTATTCCCTATTATAAAAAGGGTCCTCTCTttgccaaaagaagaataagctccATCATAATTTATTCTGAAAAGTAAGGTTAAAAGAGAGAAACAATACGTTCTGCTCTTGGTGTGCTTCCGCTAAAACCATGAagaattcaggtaagtaattctttattgaattcctGTTATTATATGTATGTAAAAATCATTAAGTTCAATGTTCCTGAGTAATTCATAGGATTATATATAAGATTGAATAAGTTTATATAATCCATTTTATGCGTACATTTCAGTCACAAATAAGACAcatttaagtaaaagaaaaacaatttttgacatgcaaaaaaggaaaaaggagtaTTTTTCACCTACAAATACTCAGAAAACCAGCTCATAAtcagaaaaatataaaaacatactTCTACATAGCAAAAACATAGGGGGGGAAATTACTACCTAATCAGAAACCACTACTACTGAAATTTACAACGTTTTCAGtcacaaatattaatttttttaaaataattcacattttttacatgcaaaaaaaatgaaaaaggagaagCATACGCAGGATCGCGAGAGCATATATCGCAGATCTCAACATTCATTGCCCAATCAGGACCGATCAGCATATCGCTCGTCGCTCGCGCCACCAAAAAATTCACCATCCTCTTTACCAACAACACAAAAACTAACAATCTCAGGCGAAATCTTCGATCAAAACCTCTAACGTGATCGCCGGCGATCGAACTATCCGGCGTCAAAAATTCACCGGCGCGAGATTCCGATAAACGAATCAAATAATCATATGATTATTCTCTCTATATATTGTTATATGTCTCTGTTATAAtgattagtttatttattttccaatcatgaaaaataacttattatataaaaaagaaccAATAAGAGAAGAACACGTGTATTTCTGACTACGGGAAACTTTCAAGTTTGGTATATTTAACTGTTAACCCCCCAAGGTTTTAGGAAATTTAATAAACATCATATAACATTTTCTAAAGTTTGGTTCATTTTAAAATATAGGAGATAAAATTATTGTTCAGAATTTTAAAAAGGGAAAACAGTCTCAAATATACCTAAACTTTTACGAAATTTGCTGTAACACATCTGAATTTTGTGAGGGTCCTATGACCGTCTGAactatttattaatatattttaatgatatttataaactaatgaaaaaacaTGTTTAGTTTCTGAGTAGAGCATTAAATTTCTgttttttgttttgctttgtttACGCCTTTAAGGCATTTGAGattcaaaatttaatataccGTTGAATTAATTCGGGTCGCATACCGAATAGCAATCCAAACACGAGTTTCGTTCTTCTTCATTCCTAAAGCTCGAACTCGAGAGGTTTAGTTAAGAATAGAGGAATGTCAATCATCTAACTTCTTATCTTTTAACCTttttatctttaatatttttactgATTTTTTTTTGGGAGCTTTGATTCAGTGGTGTCTGGACTAACGTTCACGTATCTTGATTAATTTTGCGAGAATATTTGTCACCTACCTCCCACCAGCAGTAGATACTAGGAAAATATGTCGATCAAGGCTAATACAGATGGAAAGAAATTTGCATATTTATGATTTGTATAAATTAAATACATTTCATTGATATCTACATAATGTTTTAACAAATACAGAGAAGTTCACTAATACAACTTTATCATTCTTATGAAGAGCATAAGAAAGATTATTTCCTAATTCCTACAAGACTTGATGAGTGAGATGGTTCAATCTTGAACCTCCGATAACCGTTGCAACGAAATGTGTGTTTATGGATTATACTGTTTGAGCAAAAGCTACTGGGTTCGGCCTCCAGCAATGATCCACTTCAGTAGGGAACATGAACTCGCACCGTGGGTGGCCCTGACTTCATATCCTCCAAGAGAAGATTTAGCAGAGCTTGTGTCACAGGACCTTCTCTACCTACATTTATGAGGAGCCAAAATTTCAGTTGCAACTTCTTGAACAGTCGTAAATAGTGTGTTTAGAAAGCGTGACATGAGTGAACATACATTGGTATCTAATACCCGTCTAGTCTCAGTTTGTCGACCAGTACTTACGTGGAATCCAGGAATCAAGAACAGACTATTTCGTGCTCGAATTTTGAGATGTCATAGTTTGAGCAGCATAAGAAACCAAACCAAATGGAATAAAGGGGCAACAGTGCATAGTTCAATATTGTGTCGAATGGAAGCGGAGTAAGGCTTACCATTACCGATGACTTCTTCATCCCATTGCACCACCGAGCGTACATGAACCCCACTGCCGATTAGCATCATCTCGTCTGCTCTTTTCCCGTCCTCTACAGACACATTTTCTACTCTAATGCCCCGAAGTTTACCTTCCTTTACAAGATTTGCTGCAAGAACTGCAACTCTTTTAGCTGTACAGCCACCGAGAATTTTGTCAAAACAAGGCATCAGAAGTTCCTTTTCCTTTGTAACAAAAGCGACATTCATGTTCGGCCCTTCTGCGACTAAGCCATCACTATCCAACCAAATTGCTGCATATGCATCATTTTCTTCTGCTTCCATCTTGGAAAGTACATTCGGAAGATAATTAACACTTTTCATGACAGCAAACTGCGGGGGTTTTATCGGGATGGATGAAGTTACAACTCTGATGCCACTGTGATCAGGAGGCGACTGATCTTTAATTACAATGGCATAAAGAGCTGCTCGATGACAGCCGGATGGAGATAGTTGAAAATCACCAGGTCCTGCTGAAACCCAGTATCTTAGAGAACCATTTTTGCATTCGGAAACACTTACTGTACGGATGAGAATCTGTCTAATGCTTTCCCTATCGAAAGGAATTTGTATTTTGGCCATGGTTGCAGATCCCACAAAACGATCAAGGTGTTGGTCCAGCTCATAAAGGTATCTGATGGTACATAAGAAATAAGCAGAATAAAGCAAAACCGAAGAATCTCAACTATCTTTTAGCGTCTCATTCTTGTTCGCTGA of the Capsicum annuum cultivar UCD-10X-F1 chromosome 11, UCD10Xv1.1, whole genome shotgun sequence genome contains:
- the LOC107847269 gene encoding D-amino-acid transaminase, chloroplastic, whose amino-acid sequence is MASLSTLTNPISETCFFLPKSCDLGFSRSKIAPFARSNIFKNSNVSSEGQCSSTFDVPLLSCSEVTERMRTSRESHKAKQLYLAMYSSVSGGITIDPAAMVIPMDDHMVHRGHGVFDTAAIVNGYLYELDQHLDRFVGSATMAKIQIPFDRESIRQILIRTVSVSECKNGSLRYWVSAGPGDFQLSPSGCHRAALYAIVIKDQSPPDHSGIRVVTSSIPIKPPQFAVMKSVNYLPNVLSKMEAEENDAYAAIWLDSDGLVAEGPNMNVAFVTKEKELLMPCFDKILGGCTAKRVAVLAANLVKEGKLRGIRVENVSVEDGKRADEMMLIGSGVHVRSVVQWDEEVIGNGREGPVTQALLNLLLEDMKSGPPTVRVHVPY